Part of the Paenibacillus guangzhouensis genome is shown below.
CGGTTATTATTTGAACCCGTTGCTTAATGTGCTGCTTGCGGTTGTCTTCCTTCGTGAGAAACCAAACCGTGGCCAATGGCTCGCGATTGCCATAGCTGGTGCCGCGGTGCTCATCATCGCCATCGACTACGGACGGTTCCCATGGATCTCAATCTCACTGGCCGCGACGTTTGGCTTGTACGGCCTCGCGAAGAAAAAGATCGGACAAGACGCTTCTGTCGGCTTACTGTCGGAGACGGGTGTAGTCCTGCCCGTTGCGCTCGGCTACTGGATCTATTTGGCTACCGTAGGAAAGACAACGGCATGGACGCTACCTGTATCCACGTTCGCCGAACTGCTTCTTTCCGGCGTGGTAACAGCGCTACCGTTGCTTTTCTTTGCGCGAGCGGCCGCCCGGATGGCGCTGTCCACGCTAGGTTTCGTACAATACATCGGGCCGACGATCATGCTGTTACTGAGCGTATTCGTGTTCAAGGAATCGGTCTCGCCGGTTCTTCTCATCGGCTTCACGCTCATCTGGACAGCGCTTGTCGTATACGCTACGGCATCAATTCGCGGCACGAAACTCGCGAAGTCGCGCTGACGGGACACGATAGGTGAATACTATACATTACTGAGCAGACTACCGCAGTCTGCTCATTTTATTGAACACACGGGCAGGGTAGTTGAATCGATTACTACTGTTCAATTGAAAAAAGTTTTCATGAGTATCATCGCACACAGAGTCAGCTTAAGAAATTCGTAAGAGTAAAGTAAGAAAAAAGAAGATTACGTCCTGTAAGATATAGTTATGAGAGAGCGAGAGGAGAAAAGAATATGGAGCATAAGTACGAACGATTCGATTGACCAAGGCTTTTCAAGAGCAGGAAGTCGTCTCGAATGTCAATGATTTTTCCCCATAACTAGTTAATCAACACATCTATTGCAGAAGAAAGGAAGATAAACGTTTGAAAAACAATATGAAGTTAGCTATGATTCTCCTGGCCGCTGCCAGTATCGGACTCGCCGGATGTACAAAAGAATCCTCCGTCACTAGAACACCAAGTTTGTTCCAGCAAAACTCTTCTATATCGACAAACACAAATGCAAATTCAGAAACGTCGGAGATTAGAAATGACTCGAATGCAGTAAAAGGGGATATTTCTCAAATAGATGTAACTAACATTCATTCCCTAAAAATTCAAAGTAGCGCTGCTATCGTTACAGTCATAGGCGACAAACAACTCGATCAAGCAGAATTGGAATTATCCAAGGGCAATTCACAAGGAATGGATACCAACATGACTACGTCGATCCAAGATGGAACATTACAGATTATACTTGAAAATAAACAAAAAATCATAAATACGGGGCCATTGCCTTCTTTAACGATTCGTCTTCCGTATAAAGAATTCAAATCCCTTAAGATAGATAATAAAATTGGAAACATATCCGTTGAGTCAGAATTGTCGGTCCAAGACTTAAATGTGAGCAGCAATACCGGCGACATTACTGTAACGGATGTCATTGGTGTGGAAAGCAGTAACATATTTACTAACGTTGGTAGCGTCGAATTCGCTCTACCTGATCAACCAGCACCTCTATATGTAAATCTATCAACAAAAATAGGAACTATCGATAATCAGGTTACTCTTGAAAAGGCAGCAAATACCACAACGGTTGTTTCCAAAGAACTCCATGGATATGTTGGTAAGGCTCAATCCGAAAGTGCAACGCTCAACATTTCCACACAGGTGGGCGATATTCTATTCAAAAATTAAGTGTCATCATCGTACCAAGCTTGCCATAATCATGATCACGTGAATGAGAGACGTTAGAATATAGTTCATCGAGTTTATAACCTTCCATAAGAGATTCAAAGCTCTTATGGGAGGTTTTATTTAAGTGATGATTCACATGTTGGAACCAGCAATGAATTACAACAATCGCTCAGTTTCACTAGAAGTTAAATGATTTAGCACTGGGTGAAGCAGAAACCATGTTTTTAAAGAATTATAACCATCAATGGAAACCTTTTTTTAGATTGTGTTAATCTGTCTAATAGTGAACTCAATTTAGAAAGAGGGATGTTACTTGAAAAGAAACGTATTATATATTGAAGATAATGAGAAAATAGGCAGTCTGCTAAAAGAAGAATTGGAACAGCGAGGATATTCGGTTCGGTGGCTGCTTTCTGGTGAAGGAGCCGAAAGAGAAGTAAATCAGCATGAAGTAGTTATTTTGGATATCATGTTACCCGGTTTAGACGGATTTACAGTGGGAAAACGATTAAAGAAAGCAGCTCCTGCTGTTCCTATTTTGCTGTTATCTGCTCGAACATCGATAGATGACAAGGTAGATGGTTTACAATTTGCTGATGACTATTTAACGAAACCATTCCATACGGATGAATTGGTTGCAAGATTAGAAGTATTAATCCGTCGAAGAGGTGGAACACATTCCGTACGCATTTCATTAGGAGATCATATTGAAGTAGATACGGAAGTCCAAATGGTATATGACAAACGCACAGGGGAAGAAATAATATTGACTGGGAAACAACATCAAATTTTAATGTACTTCTTACGCCACCCCAATCAAGTTATACCAAAAGAACAAATCTATGAAGCAATTTGGCAAGAAACTTATATCACTGGTGATAAAACCATAATGGTACATATCCATCGACTGCGTCAAAAGCTGGAACGTCATCCCGATTCCCCAGAGATAATTGAAACGTTGAAGGGAATCGGCTACCGGGTGAAACGATGAAGCAGAATAGATCATTATTTCGTCGTTTTCTAAAAGTACATTTTCTATTTATCTTTCTTCCTCCCATTGTACTTATTTTCTTCAGTGCGTTTGTTGGGGTTTCTGATACCCATGAAAAAGATCTACATACGGCAAATCTATTTTACGTTACCGTGCTATTGTTTGGTTTTATTATTGTCGCATTTGTTATATTATCTTGGCTGTTCTTCTTGAAACTTCAAAAACGTCTCGCCCGCTTACAGGAAGTCATGTCATCTTCTGCTAAAAATAACTCATTTCCGAAACCCATATCTGTTCAAGCGGATCGTATGGATGAGATAGACCAGTTAGGAAGTTCTTTTAATTCGATGATTCAGCAGCTTGAAGACAGTCGTAAACGAGCATATGAAGAGGAAATGTTACGACATCGACTCATTGCGAATTTATCTCACGACTTACGAACGCCACTTACCATTTTGAGAGGACATGTCACCAAATTAAATAAAGAATCCATGAGTTTAGAAGGACAAAACTCGTTAACAGAGATCAACCATACGATTACAAGAGTCGGAGATCTAATGGATGATTTACTTACCTATACATTGCTTACCTCAGGAAAACATCCTTTTGGGCCCGTTTCAACAGATATTGGGCGTTTAGTAAGGGCATCTGTTGCTGCGTGGTATCCTGTATTTGAGGAAAAAGAAATCCAGCTCGATGTTGATTTACCGGCAGACGAAACATTTTATTGGGAAGCAGATCCTACATGGATGACACGGGTTCTGGATAATTTATTTCAGAATATTATTCGCCATGCAGCAGAGGGGAAATATGCAAACATTGTGGTTGATGTAGAAAAAGAACAGATCATTGTTGCAGACAGAGGTCCAGGTATGGATAACTCTTCCTATGAGCGTGGGGCGGGGATTGGTTTATCGACTTCAAATTATATGTTGAAAAAAATGAAGCTGAAGGCTGACTTTACATCAAATGAAAATGGCACAAAAGTAGCTATTGGTAGAGCGTAACTTAAAGTTAACCCAGAAGTAAACAGCATGATAACCGAGATGTAACTTTGCTTCTTTATAATGAGAACCATAACAGAAAGGGAGTGTTATGGTTGCTTACAATTAATAAGTTGGTGAAACATCGCGGAACTGGGGTAATCCTATCAGGTATCAGTTTTAAAGCTAGACCAGGCAGAGTAACTGGTTTTTTAGGTCCCAATGGGGCAGGTAAAAGTTCTACACTTCGCATCCTCCTTGGATTAGATCGTGCCACCTCAGGGAGTGCACTAATTCATGGCAAGCCATTCGCAGAATTACATAATCCTCTAACAACAGTAGGCGCCGCACTTGATGGATTTGGAGCCCATCGTATGCGAACAGGACGGGCACATTTGCGTTGGATTGCTCGTGCCGCAGGATTGCCTCGTTCACGTGTCGAGGAAGTTCTGGAAATCGTAGGACTTACGAATGCAGCTGGGAAAAGGGTTGGGAGTTATTCCCTTGGTATGGGGAGAAGACTTGGAATGGCAGCTGCACTTCTTGGTGATCCCGAAATATTGGTCTTAGATGAACCCGTCAACGGGCTCGACCCACAAGGAATTCGCTGGATTCGGACATTTCTACGTGAACGTGCTGCGTCTGGTAACACGGTGTTGCTATCCAGTCATCTCATGGGAGAACTTGCAGAGACTGTTGATGATGTGGTGATTATTAATCATGGAAAAATCGTTGCAGATGGAACATTGGAAGAAATAATAGGTAACCATTCTACGCTGGAGGAAGCCTTTTTTGCCCTGACATCTGAACATGCAGGTGATGTTCTATGAGAGCATTCAACGCAGAATTATCTAAATTGTTCTCCCTGCCGAGCATTTGGCTTGCCTTTCTTATTGGAGCATTTGCCCCAGCGGTCGTTGCTGCCTTGGACAGTATAGCACAAAAAGAGGAGATAATAGCTGGAATTAGCACACGGTTATCAGAAGTTGGTTATATTGGGTTAGGTTTTGGTGTACAAGGTGTCATCATCCTTGGTGTGCTTGCTGTTAGCAGTGAGTATTTGACAGAGAGCAGCGAGTCGGGTGGAGGACAACAGATTACAACAAGTTTAACGGTTGTTTCATCACGACTTCATTTTTTGCTGGCAAAAGCATGCGCTGTGACGTTGATCAGCATACTGCTTTGTATTGTTGCTATGATGACAATTGTGCCAACAACGCATTTTATACTTGGTGAATATGCACCTGCATTTGAATGGTCTAGACTGATCGGTGCAGTTTGTTACTGGACATTCACCGCTCTTTTAGCATTTGGGATTACTTTGCTAACGAAGAATGGCATCATCCCGCTTGCTGTACTCATCATAAATTCATCCGTTGTATCATTTAGTGTCCTGCTTTCTAAGATTTCAAGGTTGGCGTTCTACTTACCAGATCGGGCTGGACTAGAAATGTTTATGTTTACGAGTGACACATTTCACACGCCGTCCACAGGCAGTTTTTTCGATAGATTTCACACCCCGTTCACAGGCGGTTTAGTCATGTTTGCTTGGGTAGCTGTTTTTTTCATTATTGCAGCTATTGTATTCCATAGGAGGGACGTTGCAGCATGAGTGTCTCTTCTGGTAGAAAGATAACACAAATCCTTGGTGCTGAACTGGACAAATTAGTAACATTACCATGGATATGGCTCACTCTAATTGGTACATTCATTCTTAATTTAGTTTTAGCCGCAGCTTTTACTGCTGTTGGTCTACAAGGGGCAGTAGGAACGCAAAGTATGCTGAATATAGGACTTGCTTCTATGAGATATCTTCAAGCAGGATTCATTATTCTTGGTATCCTAGCTACTTGTTCGGAGTATACTGGTGGACAGATTCGAACTACTTTAATTACGATACCTTGGCGTGGATTTCAATTATCCACGAAGCATTTGGCATTGGCGTTAATAACAATTCCAGCGGCTGTTATTATTGCTGCATCAGGTGTACTTTATACTTTTATTAGGATGAGAGACACAGCAGTAGGGTTTGAAATAGACAAAATGATAGAAGCATTATTAGGTGCAACAGGCTATCTAATATTAACCACACTTCTCAGCGCGGCTATAGGTGCTATTTTAAGACGAACCACTCCTGCTTTAGTGGTACTGCTTGGTTATTATTTCGTTGTCAGTCCATTGTCGAGAGATTTTCTATCTAGGTTTAAAAAGTATTTTCCGGATACGGCAGGATATTATATGTATATACCGCCTTCACCTGATGAAATAAATGTCCTTACACCAATGGAAGGGACAGGTATTTTAATGTTATGGACACTGATCTTTATTACAGTAGCAATTGTATTTTACCGTAAACGAGATGCCTAAGTTTAGGTTTCATTAGTTTGACATAATAAGGAAATTAATTGAACATATATGCTTAAAAGTCGCGTAGTTGCGGCTTTTTTTGTTGTAACGATATATGTTCTTGTCATTTTGCGATGACAAGAACTTGATCCGATTCCCGCTTCGTGACAGTCGCAGGCATATTTTTATGGGGAGGCATTATTATGGCCTTGTTCGACTTGATATCGAATTTCAAGATGAGTGCGATGGCGATCGCATCATGCGTCGGGGCGGTGAGTCTGGCTGCCTTGTTCGCCACGTATCAATGCTGCGCCATCATTTATAGACATCCAGCGCTATAAATTTGAAAATATAGATGAATGGAGATTGGGCCGAAGAGTTGAGGTGAAAGGAGATCTCAGAAAATATGGAGCGGTAGAGAGGGATGCGGATGGCCGGATGTTTGTCGTAGAGGCAGGTGTCACGATCGAAGGAAAGACAGGGAAGCTGATTTCCGTAACGATAAAGCCAAAGACAGACAATCAGAAAAGGGAAGTCGTTAACAGACAAATGAGGTTTGAGCAGAGATAACATATATAGGGCATGACATATTGCGCTACAATCAAGGACCGCCCCCTGTTGCATGCGAATTTTGGCGCCTTTTGTAAATATTTATCAAAAAAAAGCTGGTAATTGAGTGACAAATACTGTATTATACTTTTTTGGGGGAATTTTCAAATGCGAGGTTATTCGAGGTGGGAATATTTAGGTACTAGCAGCAGTTGAATTTGCATAATACATCAAAGGGAGAGACTCAATTAACAATGAAAAAGATATTAACATTTGTATTAGTTATTTCTATGGTTGCGATCCTTGCAGCATGTGGTGGGAAAGACACCTTAACAGTTTTTAAGAGTGGTGACAACAAGTTTCAGGTAAGTGCCTCTAATAGTTGGAAAGATGCGGACGGCCAGCTACATCCAGATAGCGACCTTCAAATCTATAATCCTCAAAAAGAAAAATATTTCATGGCTCTACTCGAACCAAAAGAGGATTTCACCGATTCTTCACTACAAAAGTATTATGATATAGTTACCGAACCATTCGTTTCTTCATTAGACACTCCAAAGCAAGGAGATGTAAAAGAAGTTACGATTAATGGGAATAAGGCGCTACAATATACGCTTGAAGGTACTGCAGACAATGTAAATGTTGCTTATATAGTCACCGTTATCGAAACACCTACACATTACGGTCAATTGATGGCTTGGACGCTTAAGAGCAATTGGGACGGATATAAAGATGAATATACGAATTTGATCAACAGTTTTAAAGAAGCAAATTAATCCCCGACCTCTTTTGACCTGTATAGTTCTGAAATACCCCATTAGCATGATACATAATTATAAATAATAGCCTTTCTTTAGGGGCTGACTAATACGTCACTAAAAAGTAAAAGCAGATGGAGATAAACGCACAGTTTAACTCCATCTGCTTTTTAGTTTTTTGGGGCTATTGAAAGTAGTTAGGTGGATGTCCGCTACTTTTAATATATTGTGTGCAATTTTTCTTGGGTTAAACGCCCTTTATTTTTGCGTAAAACGGATCGATTTCTCTATTATTATCGCCAGGTTTTATGCTACGATATTATCCACAACAGAGAATGACATATAAAGGTAAATTATATCTTATCATACATTTTTGGTGCTACGAATTGAGTTTTATGAAAGCGAATACATATCTAGTGAATAGAATGTAGGAAATTGAGGGGTCATCATTGCAAACACGTATCATCCCATTAAAGGAGGCAAAACAATGTGTTTCCGGACAGATATCCATTGGCCATCATTTCTATCGCGGCATGACATGCTGTGGAAGACCAAGCCGATTAGCTGGAGCGAAGGAGCTTTTATCGGAAATGGGCTTCTTGGAGCCATGATATATAGCGAAGAACACCGTGATCAACGTCATGTGCTCAGATTTGTGCTCGGACGTACGGACGTGACAGCTTCGCGCACAGGTGGCCCCAATAACTTTCCCGTACGGGTGCCTATCGGAGAGCTGGTATTAGAAATGGAAGGATGGATCTATCAGCCTTGCGAGATTCGGATTGACTTGTGGAATGCAGAAATGCGGGCGTTTATCCCAACAACGAAGGGAGAAGTAAGGTTACGGGCTTTGGTTCATGCCATATCACCTATTTTGTTCATTGAACTTGACACCGATGAAGGAGAACAAGGGGCGATAATGAATTGGTACGCCTATCCTGAACTGAGCCCGATCTTGAAAAATGCGGATGGGATAAATTTGAATCAATATATTCCCGACACTGCCGTAGAGAGGAACGAAGAGCAAGGAATTTACTACGGTGTTCAATACTACGGCGGAGACGAAGGCTGCACAACGGCATGGAAGTTCCATGATGTCGAAATGAACAGGGAGAATGGGGAAGATGGCGAGCATGGCGCCGAATACCGACGTAAGTGCCTACTGACCGTGATGAAAGGAGTTTCCGATTCGGATCGTGAAAAGGCCGCCCAGGTGCTTGAAGAGATCAATCTCACAGAGTCCGGGTTAACTTCATGGATTGCTTCTCATCGTCAGTGGTGGCATGATTATTATCCCGCAAGCTTCATCTCGATTCCGGATATGCAGCTCGAGAGCTTTTACTGGATTCAGATGTATAAGCTGGCTTCCGCAACGAGAAAAGATCAGCTGCCCATAGATAATCAAGGCCCGTGGATGACGTCAACGCCGTGGCCGGGACTTTGGTTTAATATGAACGTCCAGATGAGCTATTCGCCAATGTATACCTCGAATCGGCTAGAACTAGGACAATCTCTTATTTCTTCGCTCCGGCAAAATGAGAAACAATTGATACATAACGTTCCTGAACCGTTACGCAGTGATTCGGCCGGCCTCGGGCGGAGCAGCAGCTATGATCTGAACAGTCCGGTCGATGATGAAATTGGAAATTTGACGTGGCTCCTGCACAACTGCTGGAGACATTATCGATATGCGATGGATGAGGAGCTGCTTCGTGACTTCTTATATCCGCTCCTTCGGCGCAGCATTTGCTTGTATTTGCATCTATTGGAGGAAGGGCAAGACGGCAGGCTTCATCTGCCTCACATGGTATCGCCTGAATATGGCTCCTTCAAACAACTCACTACCCGCGATTCCCATTACGATCTTTCGCTATTGCGCTGGGGTTGCGAAACGTTGCTGCAGGCATCGGAGAGGCTCAAGATTAAGGACTCGCTTCAGGCGCGATGGAATGAAGTTCTTGCCCGTCTGACGCCGCTTCCGGTTGATCCGACCACAGGCTACAGAATCGGGAAGGATCTCGGCCTCGAGTTCGGCCATAGGCATTTCAGCCATCAGCTAGCCGTATTTCCGCTGCACATTGCCGGTCATTCAGAGGAAGAACGGACAGTAGCGATCCGTACACTCAGACATTGGATCGCCATGGAAGGTGATCTTCGCGGATTCAGCTTCACCGGAGCGGCTTCGATAGCGGCATCGCTGGGCCTTGGCGATGAGGCGCTCGGCTATCTGCGCACCCTGATGCACTTCATGACACCGAATACGATGTATAAAGAAGCGGGACCCGTCATTGAGACGCCTCTAGCTGGCGCGGAGGCGATTCATGATATGCTGCTCCAGAGCTGGGGAGACCTGATCCGGGTATTTCCCGCCGTTCCAGGCGAGTGGCAGGATGCCGTTATTCACAATCTGCGCGCTGAAGGCGGATTTCTTGTAAGCGCCGTCTACAGCGCCGGACGGACGGAGTTCATTCGGATTCGTAGTCTAGTGGGTGAGCCCTGCCGCATACGTACCGATCTCACTGGCTTAGAACAGGGATTTATGATTGAATCGCAAGGGAAAAGTCTGGACTACAAGTTGCATGAGGACCAGTCCATCGAAATATCGCTGGTACCAGGTGAGGAAGCGGTTATCTACGCAGCAGACGGCAGACAGCCCGGAAAAATTGCACCGATACCGGCTGAATCTGGCATGTGCAATTTATTTGGAGGGAAGAAACCTTGGCGATTATACGGATTTCCCAAATAAGCCCCGGGAGGGAATCGGATGATGTTCAAGCAGCTGCGCAAGTACAACCGAAGCGTGATTGTAACCTGGTTGGTTTCCTATATCACCGTTCTTATGGTACCGACGCTCATCAGTTTTGTCATGTATTCGATCTCGTTCAACCAGGTCAAGGCCGAGACCAGCCGGGCGAATGATCTACTGCTCGAGCAGATGGAAATGTCCATTGACAGCAAGCTGAAGGGTCTTGATCAACTAAGCCTTGAAATCGCGTTAAACCGTAACATATCGAGCTTCTCCAGTATTGATTCTCCGCTGTTGGACGCGCACTACTATGATCTGTTTCAAATTTCGGAGAGTCTGAGAACCTATAAGAACGCCAATGATTACATTGATCAAATCTATGTGTGGTATACGAATAGTGACACAGTCATATCCACTTATGATCATATGAACAGCGAAGGTTTGTATCAAAAGCTGCGCCCCCAGCAAAATACGACTTTCGAGGCGTGGAACGGCTTATTTGAACATAAATATGTAAACGCTTATACACCGATGAAGTACTGGGATGACGGCACGGTGGCCCCGGTGGTCGTATTCGCACGCTCACTCGTCTTCAACATGCCAGGCCAGCCGCCTGCCATCGTCTTATTCGTCATGAAGGATGCCAAGTTAATCGAGAGTGCTCCTCGGTATCCGGATGCAAGCATGTTCATTCTGGATGCGGAAAACCGCTACATCGCTGCTCCGGATCATTCCGGAACACTGCCGCAGCGGCTCGGATACGAAGAGCTTCAGGGGCAACGGGGGATGGTGTATAAGGAGGTACAGGAACATCAGGCGGCAGTCTCCTTTATTACGTCCAAAATTACGGGCTGGAAATACGTATCCGTCGTACCGGCAACCCTGTTCAACGAGAAAATGGAGTATATGCGCAAGTTGACCTGGATCAGCATCGGGCTGTGTTTTTTGGTCGGCGGCGTCATCTGCGTCCTCTTTCTGCGTAAAAATTACATGCCAATCCAAGTCATGCTGCAGAGTCTTTCCCATAAATTCGGATTGCGATTCGACGGCGGTTCGAGTGAATATTCCTTTTTGCAAGGTGCTATCCATGATTATTTTACGGAAAAAGAAGATATGCGTGCCCGCTTGGACAAGCACCGGAATACGATCCGCGCCCATCTGCTCCGCAGACTGCTGAAAGGGGCTTTAGAGCAAGATGCACTCTTGCATGAATCGCTAGCCGCTCATCACATCCGGTTTTTGTCCGAACGGTTTGTCGTCATGCTCATATCGGTGGATGATTACGGAAAATTCGAACAATACGGCTCGGAAGACCTCTCGGATAAAAAACAGCAAATGCTGCATTTTATTCTGACAAACGTGCTGGAAGATACATCAGCAGGCGAGGCTCTGGTATACGCCACAGATATGAATGATATTCTTGCATCGGTTGTGAATTTCCAAAACAGCACTTCTGTAGAACAGGAAGAGCGGATCCTGGAGCGCATTACGGCACAGATTCGTGAATTTATGCATGAGCAGATGCAGGTGAATCTGACGATCGCGGTTGGTGAAGTTCATTCCCACATCTATGGCATTACGCAGTCCTACCAGGAGGCACTGGATGCGCTTGAATACCGGATTGTACTTGGGAGTGGGCAATTCATCCGATATGTGGATACACATGTGAAGCATGCATCGGGACATCATTATTATTATCCTCTAAGCGTGGAACAGCAGCTGATTTATGTGGTGAAAAGCGGGAATTATCCGAAAGCGGAAGCTCTGCTTGAG
Proteins encoded:
- a CDS encoding LptM family lipoprotein yields the protein MKKILTFVLVISMVAILAACGGKDTLTVFKSGDNKFQVSASNSWKDADGQLHPDSDLQIYNPQKEKYFMALLEPKEDFTDSSLQKYYDIVTEPFVSSLDTPKQGDVKEVTINGNKALQYTLEGTADNVNVAYIVTVIETPTHYGQLMAWTLKSNWDGYKDEYTNLINSFKEAN
- the rarD gene encoding EamA family transporter RarD, which encodes MNNGLVNAIIAYIMWGVLPLYWKLFNDVPAGEILSHRVVWSFVFMGILVTVQRRWGDMKRIAASRSLLLSLTASGLLIAANWLIFIWAVNNDHVVETSLGYYLNPLLNVLLAVVFLREKPNRGQWLAIAIAGAAVLIIAIDYGRFPWISISLAATFGLYGLAKKKIGQDASVGLLSETGVVLPVALGYWIYLATVGKTTAWTLPVSTFAELLLSGVVTALPLLFFARAAARMALSTLGFVQYIGPTIMLLLSVFVFKESVSPVLLIGFTLIWTALVVYATASIRGTKLAKSR
- a CDS encoding ABC transporter permease produces the protein MSVSSGRKITQILGAELDKLVTLPWIWLTLIGTFILNLVLAAAFTAVGLQGAVGTQSMLNIGLASMRYLQAGFIILGILATCSEYTGGQIRTTLITIPWRGFQLSTKHLALALITIPAAVIIAASGVLYTFIRMRDTAVGFEIDKMIEALLGATGYLILTTLLSAAIGAILRRTTPALVVLLGYYFVVSPLSRDFLSRFKKYFPDTAGYYMYIPPSPDEINVLTPMEGTGILMLWTLIFITVAIVFYRKRDA
- a CDS encoding glycosyl hydrolase family 95 catalytic domain-containing protein, with the protein product MCFRTDIHWPSFLSRHDMLWKTKPISWSEGAFIGNGLLGAMIYSEEHRDQRHVLRFVLGRTDVTASRTGGPNNFPVRVPIGELVLEMEGWIYQPCEIRIDLWNAEMRAFIPTTKGEVRLRALVHAISPILFIELDTDEGEQGAIMNWYAYPELSPILKNADGINLNQYIPDTAVERNEEQGIYYGVQYYGGDEGCTTAWKFHDVEMNRENGEDGEHGAEYRRKCLLTVMKGVSDSDREKAAQVLEEINLTESGLTSWIASHRQWWHDYYPASFISIPDMQLESFYWIQMYKLASATRKDQLPIDNQGPWMTSTPWPGLWFNMNVQMSYSPMYTSNRLELGQSLISSLRQNEKQLIHNVPEPLRSDSAGLGRSSSYDLNSPVDDEIGNLTWLLHNCWRHYRYAMDEELLRDFLYPLLRRSICLYLHLLEEGQDGRLHLPHMVSPEYGSFKQLTTRDSHYDLSLLRWGCETLLQASERLKIKDSLQARWNEVLARLTPLPVDPTTGYRIGKDLGLEFGHRHFSHQLAVFPLHIAGHSEEERTVAIRTLRHWIAMEGDLRGFSFTGAASIAASLGLGDEALGYLRTLMHFMTPNTMYKEAGPVIETPLAGAEAIHDMLLQSWGDLIRVFPAVPGEWQDAVIHNLRAEGGFLVSAVYSAGRTEFIRIRSLVGEPCRIRTDLTGLEQGFMIESQGKSLDYKLHEDQSIEISLVPGEEAVIYAADGRQPGKIAPIPAESGMCNLFGGKKPWRLYGFPK
- a CDS encoding HAMP domain-containing sensor histidine kinase, coding for MKQNRSLFRRFLKVHFLFIFLPPIVLIFFSAFVGVSDTHEKDLHTANLFYVTVLLFGFIIVAFVILSWLFFLKLQKRLARLQEVMSSSAKNNSFPKPISVQADRMDEIDQLGSSFNSMIQQLEDSRKRAYEEEMLRHRLIANLSHDLRTPLTILRGHVTKLNKESMSLEGQNSLTEINHTITRVGDLMDDLLTYTLLTSGKHPFGPVSTDIGRLVRASVAAWYPVFEEKEIQLDVDLPADETFYWEADPTWMTRVLDNLFQNIIRHAAEGKYANIVVDVEKEQIIVADRGPGMDNSSYERGAGIGLSTSNYMLKKMKLKADFTSNENGTKVAIGRA
- a CDS encoding ABC transporter ATP-binding protein, producing the protein MKHRGTGVILSGISFKARPGRVTGFLGPNGAGKSSTLRILLGLDRATSGSALIHGKPFAELHNPLTTVGAALDGFGAHRMRTGRAHLRWIARAAGLPRSRVEEVLEIVGLTNAAGKRVGSYSLGMGRRLGMAAALLGDPEILVLDEPVNGLDPQGIRWIRTFLRERAASGNTVLLSSHLMGELAETVDDVVIINHGKIVADGTLEEIIGNHSTLEEAFFALTSEHAGDVL
- a CDS encoding DUF4097 family beta strand repeat-containing protein, coding for MKNNMKLAMILLAAASIGLAGCTKESSVTRTPSLFQQNSSISTNTNANSETSEIRNDSNAVKGDISQIDVTNIHSLKIQSSAAIVTVIGDKQLDQAELELSKGNSQGMDTNMTTSIQDGTLQIILENKQKIINTGPLPSLTIRLPYKEFKSLKIDNKIGNISVESELSVQDLNVSSNTGDITVTDVIGVESSNIFTNVGSVEFALPDQPAPLYVNLSTKIGTIDNQVTLEKAANTTTVVSKELHGYVGKAQSESATLNISTQVGDILFKN
- a CDS encoding ABC transporter permease, which codes for MRAFNAELSKLFSLPSIWLAFLIGAFAPAVVAALDSIAQKEEIIAGISTRLSEVGYIGLGFGVQGVIILGVLAVSSEYLTESSESGGGQQITTSLTVVSSRLHFLLAKACAVTLISILLCIVAMMTIVPTTHFILGEYAPAFEWSRLIGAVCYWTFTALLAFGITLLTKNGIIPLAVLIINSSVVSFSVLLSKISRLAFYLPDRAGLEMFMFTSDTFHTPSTGSFFDRFHTPFTGGLVMFAWVAVFFIIAAIVFHRRDVAA
- a CDS encoding response regulator transcription factor; the protein is MKRNVLYIEDNEKIGSLLKEELEQRGYSVRWLLSGEGAEREVNQHEVVILDIMLPGLDGFTVGKRLKKAAPAVPILLLSARTSIDDKVDGLQFADDYLTKPFHTDELVARLEVLIRRRGGTHSVRISLGDHIEVDTEVQMVYDKRTGEEIILTGKQHQILMYFLRHPNQVIPKEQIYEAIWQETYITGDKTIMVHIHRLRQKLERHPDSPEIIETLKGIGYRVKR